The DNA region CCATGGAAGGTGCAGAACAATATATTatagtatcatctgcatataagtGAATATCTGCATCTGATAGGTTGTCACCAAGATTAttaatatatattgtaaatagcAGAGGGCCCAAAATGGACCCCTGCGGCACTCCAGTATCAATATTTAACTTGTCAGAAAGGGAGCCTTTGATTTGCACACTCTGGGTCCTCCCATTTAAATAGTTAGAGACCCAACCTACTGTAGAATCAGAAAGGCCAATACTGCGCAGACGTGATAAAAGAATGCAATGATTGACAGTGTCAAAGGCTTTAGTCAAATCAATAAACACTGCAGCACAAGATTGTCCACTATCTAACACATAGGTAACATCATTTAAAACTTTCATAGTAAGTTCATAGGTAAGCCAGCCTCACAAAAATGCCCTTGATAATTGATGTTTTTGTTATGATTACAGCTTCATTCtaacgtaggcctacttaaggTTGAACAATCTTAAATGATGTATCAATTTTTAAACCTTTCAATTGTGAGTATTTTCAATATTTTGTTTTTGGCATTACCGCTATATTGATATCtcgttcttttattttattttatttctctctctttctctttctctctcacgtgtgtatgtgtgcatgcgtgtgcatgcgtgtgcgtgtgtgtgtgcatgcgtgtgcgcgtgtgtgtaggtccaggtgtgtgtgtaggttcaggTGTATGTGTTGACCATGAAGGTAGCTGTAAGAGCTCTGCTGCTCCTGTGGTGTGGCCTGGCTGTGCTGGCGGACAACACTGAAGTGGCAGCTACGAAATCCACAGAAGACACTGACCATGCTGCTGACATACACGCGGTGCTGAGGAAGATGAGTGGCCTGCTtgcggagagcagagcagagcttagGTGTGCCAAGTCTAAACTGGAGGACATGGAAACTAGGCTGACCGCTAGCGAGGACAGAGCTGAGGGTCTGGAGAACACAGTTGAGGAACTGAGGaggacacaggcagagagagtgtCCTTCTCTGCCTCCCTTCTAGTATCTGCTCACGGACATACTGGACCAATAAATCCACCACCAATCCTGGTCTACAAACACGTCATCACTAACATTGGCAACCGCTACAACCCAAACACAGGTAGGCTTCCTGGGTCTTGGTCTTAGTCTTTGGTGTGGGTATGCTCATGGAGTATCATGACTGATGTATAACATTGCAGCAGAACTGAGGGATTATGTAAGTTGTTCCTACAATCAGGGGAGCcgaccggggggtggggggtggggggacggaCGGACAAAGGGgtcttttgtcccgggcccaggcaaaggtggggcccagaattagttccTCATGACATTTCATGTATTTATGGGAGGGCCCTTTCCTACGATTTTGTTCCGGgcctgtcaaagctgtcagcggccgtgccTACAATCATACTTTCATTATGCTAACATATTTGTTTTAGATTTGATAATCCTTTTTGTCGAATATAGGATTTTTATGACATGAAGTTGGATAAGGGGAAAGAATATTTCCCCTCCACAAAACACCCAAAAAACTAAAGTGGAGAAAATTATTGAAAGTGGAGAAAAATGATTAACCTTACACATGGCAATTATTCTGAAcgtattctctctcacacacttactTTCACAGGCATATTCACAGCACCAGTCAAAGGGGTCTACAACTTCCTTGCATTTGTTCATGGGGGTGGTGCCGGACATGGCACTGGGGTAGTTCTACATAAAAACGGAGACCCCATCGTCAGCGCATATGCTCATCAGAGATCTCTCAGTGTTAATTCGTCCAATGGAGTGTCCCTGCTGCTGGAGGTGGGAGATGTGGTCTACGTGAAGCTGTTCCGTAGCGCGTGGGCATTCGACAGCTCAGATCACCACACCACTTTCTCTGGCTACCTGCTCTTCCCATACCAAGGCTCAGAGCCAGTCCTGAAGGGATAACAATACCGGTGTTTCTAAATAGGCCTACCCATATTCAGAGTTGGGAGTAACTacttacaaaagtaattaattactgtaatacaTACTTTTTTGATGTAACAAAGTAATGTAAGGcagtggggggggtgcatgctgCCGAAACGTCTATGACTATAACATGAGGTGTAGGGTGACTTTCTGTCCTAGTGGCAAtttcatcatgtaggcctacgtatatccACATCTTTGTTTTAGCGTAAGTGATTGACAAGAAAAAAGTTTTCTTCTTTCTTTGACATTTTCTTTTAATGTAATGTTGTACCGTTTCAATAAAGCAAAGTTGATGAAAATCTCTGCATATTTCTACATTGTTGTAGTAGTGTGTTCTAGTGTGTTTTGAAGATGGAGAAAATAGGGCACAATATTAGTGATGAGCTTTCACACATAAATGTAGGACTAGTGCCTGACAATGAATTACTACATCAACATTTGAGGATTGTGAGACCAGGAAATGTGTGACTGTTAAGATGTTAAATCGGACATCATTAGGCTATGATCAGTGAAAAATAGCCTCCACAGAGCCTAGGCCTATTATATGCTCAGTTGAACTCTCACCTCTAAGCATGCAATCTTGTGttacaaaaaaataattatttagatCTAATGAAAGCTGCAGTTGCAATCCAGACTTGATTTCAAGTTTGCTTTAGCCCATAAAATGCATACTGCATATGTGCACTGAATAGTGTATTGCAAGACATCATAAAAACCCACTAAAATGCTTTATAAAACACCTTAAATAAATGTTACCTTGTGGCTAACCGTCTTTATTATGCCACTTGTCCCACTAGCAGCACACCTTTTCAACTAAACATCTTACAAAAGTGAAATGGATTTATTTTGCAATTTAAAACACTTGGGCTTATTGACACTTTTCCTTATTTTACCCCTCGCAGTTTTCGTAAAGCAGGGAAGCATTTGATATCAAGAAATCCAATGACGTCAGGGAGGGCAATGGAATGGTTTCTCGCTGTTCTCAAATAGGTCGTCGTGGGTTGTTTAAAGTAGTCCTACCCTCCCCTCGAAGTGATCAACACTTTGAATGCGTCTTTTTTTACAGACGATGAACTGCCATAATGCTCAAGGTAACATTTTTGGTATCACCAAGCCGGCCATCAGGCGTTTGGCGCGCTGTGGCGGTGTGAAGCCGATCCCTGGGTTAGTCTACGGAGAAACCCGGGGTAGACCTATGTTGAAGGTGTTTTTTGAAAAGCTCATTCGTGATGCCGTCAACTTCACCGAGCAGGACCAGAGGAAGACAGTCACTGCCATGGACATTGTGAATGCTCTGAAACGCCAGGGTCACAACCACAGTTCTGATTAAGGAGCCTGTGTCTGCTTCTGTAGGATTTTGCCTGGGCCTACCGTAGGCATATGGCCAACTCAAAGGCTCTTTTCAGAGCCACCTAAATATATCTGAAAGTAAATTCCAACTTTCTCCTCCTGAGACTAATCGTTGGCTATCGATACCAAATTTAGTATCGCTTACGCTTGAAAACATCAATTCAATTCCATCAATTCAACAGTGTGCCGCTGTGTCCCTTTGTAGGTAAGAATGTCTAGCTATCATCGTTGTCAAAACTAACAATGCCCTTTAAATGcgctaaagggaaaaggtaaCTACAACAGCTGAGGTGCATAGCGCACTCTTTAGAAGCCGTAGCATTGCGcgctattttgttttgctttgttcttCCCACTCTTAGTCCAGCGGTTTCCCAAAGTCAGGTAGTAGGCTTCTATGGGTATATTGTTCAGCAACGGGCCAATGTTGCTTTAAGTGAGTTCAAGCAAGGATTGGCTTTGAAGTCATTGAATTCCATGTGCATAGCTCTATAATAAGTTGGGCAGATCGACACGAAGGCTGTGCGTAAAAGCGCACAGCGGCGTCCGCTGATGTGTGGAGAACCCCACCTGGCGAGTTTACTTTGCTGGGACGCTGGGATCTGGGGTGGCTCCTGTGGAGATTCGTCGCTACCAGGCATAAACCGACTGAGTTACGGATTAGAAAACTGTCATCCTAGGTTGCGTCGAACGTCTCGTCAGTCAGAGAATTcgcgaagtaggcctactgttaagtAGGACACAAGTGCATCACGCCACAGTGTATCAGTACAAAGGGCATCCAACCGGCCATCAATTTTCCTGGGAGCCTTCTTAACCTTCCATGATAAATCAACGTGGAAACCACCCAAAATTAATCGGCATCTTTCCCCCATTACAGCCAACAGTCACCGTGCCCGACGATTGACTAAATTGTCTACACAAAGATTGAACCATCTCGACAGCTTATCTGATAGCCTATTGGCCTACTAACACTTTCATATGATGtgtaggctttgtcacaagacaaaaAGGTGTACTGAAGACAatgttcagtctaaactcaattttgacaaaatatgcagGTATAGGCTGGCAGGCTGTTGCACATGGTTTTGTAGGGTTAAAACAGCCAGTTCCAATGCAATTGCTTGACATTGCCGCATGGAGGCAGCAAATCAAAACATGGTAGGACCTAGGCCTACCCTACCTACACATGAACGTGGCTACAAAGTTTGACGTGGCAACTTTAGGAACGAGACCCGCTTCTGAAACAAAATGTTTTCatggctcgttggtctaggggtatgattctcgcttagggtgcgagaggtcccgggttcaaatcccggacgagcccgtAATTTTGAATGAACTCACTTGACAGCTGCTCACATCAGGGATGGGCAATCTAGCCTATGCCTCCAGGGCCGTTTACTGTAATATCAACGTAATACATTATCAAcataattataggcctattgcaaatGTATAGCCTATTATAACTTCATACATTtgcaataggcctatgataatgtTAATAATTCTCATACCCCTGGCAACCTTTACAACAGAtgcaccttcactaggtcctctgACAAAGTAACTTATttccaggggacctagtgaagaagatgcatctgttgtaaaggtggccaccttcaataaaggcctgaagtgcagggggactaggcaatttgaagtggcccctcgaatgaaaacgatTCCATACCCCTGGCAtgtatgaggaaaaaaagagaatcaAACACAATTTATAGATTTCTACACGTACACCGTGTGCAGCAAAAATGAGTACACTCTTTTTTAGAAAAGTTGGATTTTGAGCAATAATTCAATAAACAGTCATACAAATTATTTCTATAATGTGCATAGAGTAACTTGAACTCAACATTAGTGAAGCTTATTGGAGAAAAGTGAGTTGAATTGTATAACTCCAGTGACCATCATTTCCATTGTTGTGAAATAACTGAAATTAAAATGACACCCCATACTGATACAAATAATGTAGATGTATGAGGAACACAAACCAGGTTTTCCCCCTGCAcctaaggcctatattgaaggcagccacctttaaaacagaccccaccttctctaggtcccctgaatataacttaattgtattgcaaatgtaatttctaagattcctttacaaaatatgtcatgtaAAGCTGGATAACACtgaaattatatcggggccgcataaaatggcctcaagggccgtaaacggccctcgagacgttcaccatttcccaatgtcaagtgtatgagccttggtagtgtcagccttcgtagtcatgcccagtgatgagatactctttggtgaactctatggagtatccaatcactggacgtgacttagaaggctgacacacttcgaagggcgcacactagacattgagaaacagccataggttccccacccctgccataagCAGTGTGCAACAACACCACACAAATAAAAATGCATCATTTCCATTTTCTACCTTTAAgacatacagttaaaatcgtgggCAAGTTTGTTATAGATCTTCAAGTTGTATAATATATTGATGTGTTGCGTATACTCTTGTTGTATCTAAACAAAACTGTATGATGCAGTCTATAATAGCctagagaaagagaagaacatTTATGTTAAATATAATAAATCAATAAACCCTACATGAATTGTATTTGAGCTGacgcgaaaagaaaaaaaaagcaagaaagaaTGCACTGGCGTGCTAAAATTCATGCAAATTT from Engraulis encrasicolus isolate BLACKSEA-1 chromosome 5, IST_EnEncr_1.0, whole genome shotgun sequence includes:
- the LOC134448308 gene encoding complement C1q-like protein 2, producing the protein MKVAVRALLLLWCGLAVLADNTEVAATKSTEDTDHAADIHAVLRKMSGLLAESRAELRCAKSKLEDMETRLTASEDRAEGLENTVEELRRTQAERVSFSASLLVSAHGHTGPINPPPILVYKHVITNIGNRYNPNTGIFTAPVKGVYNFLAFVHGGGAGHGTGVVLHKNGDPIVSAYAHQRSLSVNSSNGVSLLLEVGDVVYVKLFRSAWAFDSSDHHTTFSGYLLFPYQGSEPVLKG